In the Pseudomonadota bacterium genome, CACCAAATTTTTTATTTCTTCCTCATTGAGGCCTGTTGATGCGGTAATCCTGATATTCTGTTCCTTTCCGGTAGCCATATCTTTTGCCATGACATGGAGTATGCCGTTGGCGTCTATATCAAATGTCACCTCTATCTGTGGAATTCCCCTCGGCGCCGCCGGAAGACCAACGAGCTGGAATCTTCCCAGTGTCCTGTTGTCTCTGGCTAATTCCCTCTCGCCCTGCAAAATATGGATTTCAACGGTTGTCTGACTGTCTTCAGCGGTGGTGAATATCTGGCTCTTCTTTGTGGGTATTGTGGTATTCCTCTCAATAACCTTTGTCATTACACCACCTAAAGTCTCGATACCAAGCGAGAGAGGGGTCACATCGAGAAGCAGCACATCTTTCACCTCACCAGCTAAAACACCGGCCTGTACCGCTGCACCGAGCGCCACAACCTCGTCGGGGTTTACGCCCCTGTGGGGTTCTCTTCCAAAGAAGCTTTTCACAATTTCCTGAACCTTCGGTATCCTCGTAGAACCACCCACAAGAACAACTTCATCTATCTTGTCCTTGCTCAGTTTTGCATCCTCAAGTGCCCTTTTGCATGGTCCGATGGTTTTCTGGATAATATCATCAGCAAGCTGCTCAAGCTCTGCCCTTCTCAGCTTCATGTTGAGGTGCTTCGGACCCGCACTGTCGGCAGTGATAAAGGGAAGATTTATCTCTGTTTCAATTGCCGTGGAAAGCTCAATCTTTGCCCTTTCCCCTGCTTCCCTAAGTCTCTGCAACGCCATCCGGTCTTTTGAGAGGTCTATGCCCTGATCTTTCTTAAACTCAGAGACAATCCATTCAATAACCTTCTGGTCAATATCGTCACCACCAAGGTGGGTATCGCCATTTGTTGATTTTACTTCAACAACATTATCACCCACTTCGAGGATTGAAACATCGAAAGTGCCGCCACCAAAGTCATAAACCGCTATGGTCTCATCCTTCTTCTTGTCAAGTCCGTAAGCAAGGGCAGATGCCGTGGGCTCATTGATAATACGGAGAACATTGAGACCCGCTATCCTTCCGGCATCTTTTGTAGCCTGCCTCTGAGAGTCGTTGAAATATGCAGGAACCGTAATAACCGCATCTTCTATTGTCTGGCCGAGATAAGCCTCTGCGGATTTTCTGAGCTTTTGAAGCACGAAGGCGGAAATTTCCTGCGGTGTATACTGTTTGCCTCTTACTTCAACCCTCACATTCCCTTCCTGGTCTGCCACAACCTTATACGGGACAGTCTTGATCTCTCCCTGTACCTCACTGAATCTTCTTCCCACAAATCTCTTGATAGAAAAAACCGTGTTTTCCGGGTTTGTGATGGCCTGCCTTTTTGCAGTCTGGCCGACCAGTATCTCGCCATCTTTGGTGAAAGCAACAACACTTGGCGTTAATCTGCTTCCTTCCTCATTTATGATAATTTTCGGCTCTCCGCCCTCCATAATTGCTACAACAGAGTTGGTGGTACCGAGGTCAATCCCTATCACTTTTTTAGCCATGTTTGTATCCTCCCCGAATATAATAAGATTAATTTTACTTAAATATAATGTCCCTGTGGGGGGTTGTCAATGTCACGAGGGTAATAAAAAGAGTTCGGGGTTATGAGCTCGGAGCAAACAACCTGATGCCGGTCAACGGATACCCGTCTTTACATTTTTATACACAAGCGTTGAGATGAAGAAGAGGAAGTTAAGTATGACAATGGTTGCCCCTGCGGGAAGGTCCATGACAAAGGAGATGAATATCCCCAAAACAACAGAGAGGACGCCCGCCACAACAGACAGGACAATCGTTAATTTAAAACCCTTCGCCATCTGTAGTGCTGTAACGGGCGGAAGCACAAGGAGCGCCGATATGAGCATAACCCCCACCATTTTCATGGCAAGAACGACTGTGACAGCAGTGAGCAGGACAAGCATCATATTTATTCTCTCTGTTTTTATCCCGGACACACTGGCCGATTCCTCATCAAAGGTTACCGAGAGGAGCTCATGATAGAAGCAGAGGATTACAATGAGAAGTGCTAAGGAAAGTACAATAGAAATGAACACTTCCGCTGTACTGATGGAAAGGATATTTCCAAAGAGATAACTGAAGAGGTCCACATTAAATCCCCCGGCAGCGCTTGCAATAATGACCCCGATGGCAATACCGAGAGAAGATACGATACCGATGGCAGAATCCCCGTAAAGGCGAGCCTTTGCTATCAGTTTAAGTATCCCTATGGAACTCGCCATTACAATGGGTATCGCTATGTAAACGGGATAAAACCTCAAAAGCAGACCTATGGCAACACCCCCGAATGTGACATGGGCAAGACCGTCCCCGATTAACGAAAGACGTCTCAGGACAAGAAATACCCCCAGCGTTGAGCACAGAATTGCAATGAAAGAACCGGCGATCAACGCCCTCTGGATAAAACCGTGGCTTAGGAGATCAAGTATGTCCATATATCGATTGCGGATTGCGGATTCTATTCAATTTCTTGCCTTTTAACTTTTCGACATCACGCAGGCTGAAGCCTGCGGCTACCAGTCTCCCGCCTTTTAACTCATAACTCATAACTCAACACTCATCACGGGTTTACCGTATCGTGTCTGTGGCATATCAGGTGCTGTGAATATTCACCAAAATAGCCGGACATTTCATTGGAAGAGCAGAATGCATCAAAGCTCCCGTAAAAAATTGCCTTCTTATCGAGATAGAGAAGTTTTGAAGCATATTTCCCAATGGTTCCAATATCATGTGTAATAATAACAATGGTAATCTTTTTCTGCTCATTGAGGGTTGTGAGAATACTGAAAAATTTCTCTCTTGTTTCAGGGTCAAGCGCTGTTGTCGGTTCATCGAGTATAAGCAGTTCCGGCTCACAGGCCATAGCCTTGGCGATAAGAACCCTCTGCTGCTGCCCTCCGGAAAGTTCCCCGATAAGCTCATCCCTGATATCTGATACATCCATTAACGACAGGGCGCTATTGATAGCCGGCTCATCGGATTTATTAATGTTTTTCGGGTATTTCTTCCTTGAAAGTAATCCCAGCGATACAATTTCCTTTACCGTTGCAGGGAAATGAGGGTTAAAAGAATTGATCTTCTGGGGCAAGTAGCCCACCTTATACCAGTCCCCGAAACTGAGCGGATTCGACCCGAAAAGGGATATCGTACCCTTGCTTGGTTTGAAAAAGCCGAGGATCAGCTTTATCAATGTTGTCTTGCCGGAGCCGTTGGGGCCCACAATCCCGAGATAATCCCCGGCCTCGAGATGAAATGAAATATCAGACAACACCTCAATGGAATTATACTGGAAACAGAGGTTTTCGGCGGAAACGATGTTTAAGGACATCCAAGTCCCTTTTGCAAACTTTTAAGGTTATCTTCCATTATACTCAGAAACGTGATCCTTCTGTCCATTTCCTCTTTACTCACATTGTGGGCGCCGTGGATCTTGAGTAAAACTGCGCCCGTCTCCTTTGATACAACTTCTGCAACCCTGGGGGTAATAAGTTCTTCGTAATATATATACTTTATGTCATAGGTCTTCAACATTTTCTTGAGTTCAGTAATACGTCTTGGTGTTGGTTCTGCGTCCGGCGATCCTTTATAGGCCGCCATATAATGCAGGTCATATCTCTTTGCGAGATAACCGAAGGCAAAATGGCCGCCATGGATAAAGACCTTCTGTTTGCATGATGAAAGAGTATCCCTGTATTTCTTATCAATTTCGCCCAACTTTGCCTTGTATGCCTCTGCATTTTTCGTGTAGTAATCCCTGTTTGCCGGATCCTTCCGGGATAACCCTTCAAGGATATTATCCACCATTTTCTGTGCGTGTGCGATATCGAGCCATATATGAGGATCGAGTTTTCCGTGCCCATGTTTCTCTTTATGCCCGTGGTCATCAGTATCATCGCCGCTTTCGCGGAGGGTAATCCCCCTGCTTGCATCCACAACAAGGAGATTCTTGTTGTCAATACCTTTCAAGACATTCTCAATCCAGGGTTCCATATACCTTCCCGTATAAATCAACAGGCCGGCTGAATTTATTCTGAGGATATCACCCGGTTTAGGCTCAAAGCTATGGGCTTCCACGCCTGGAGGGAGAAGAAGGGTAATATTCGCTTTATCGCCTGCCACATTTCTCGTAAAATCATAAACAGGAAACAGGGTCGTAATGACCTGAAGCCTTTGCTGTTCCGCTGGTGTCTGTTCCTTTTTCTGGCATCCCGTTACGACAAAAAACATCGTTACCGCAACGCATATAACGCACAAAAGAACCCCGGCTTTAAAAGGTAAGCAGTTTGTTTCTCTTAACTTCTCACCTTCCCAACTTCTTATCTTCCGCCCTTCCATATCTCCCTTACCTTCGCCTTAGCTTCTTCAATCTGACCATTACTCAGTTGCAACCCCTGCGATGTATATTCCGGATTGGCCTCAATACAGCAAACCCTTTCCTCCAGGGTCGTCTGTCTTTTCATGCCGGGAGGCAGTTCCGGGATAATACCGATTGCCTTTTCAACGTCTTCCGGGAACTTGCCCGGGTCAGCAGTCTCGTAAATCACCGCAGTCTGGTCATGACGCCCGTTTAAAAATATCTCTAATGATTTCCAGCCCACAGCGCCGTGGGGATCGAGGATTACCCCATATTTTTCGTAGACAAATTTCATCGTTTCGTAGTGAAGGGGATTATTAACCCCTATTGAAAAGATATCCCTTCTCATGTTCTCCATATCAGGCATTCTATCGATGATACCGGGCCTGACAACCTGTCCGGTTGAAGGGTCTCTCTCGTCATAGAGGTGCCCACCATAGAAATCAATCAGCCGTGCCAGGTTGCTGGGATGAGAGACAATCATGGCTGAGGAGGGCGATTTAATTGAAGGTCTTACCACATATTCACCGCTTGAAAGAAAATCGGGGAATTCCGTATTCTCGTTCACACCACAAATTATTTTTTTGACAGGAAGCCCCATCTGCCTTGCGATAATCGTTCCCATCATGTCGCCGAAATTCCCCGAAGGCACACTGGTAATAAATTCTCCAGCCTTTTCATCGGTAAGCCTTGAATAGGCATAAAAAGGGTATACAGCCTGCGGCAATAACCTTCCAAGGCTGATAGAGTTGGCAGAGGTAAATCTCTCTCTGTCACCAAATATTTCTCCGGCAAGCGGTTGGTCAGCGAGAACATTTTTAGCCAGGGACTGGCAGACATCAAAATCACCATTTACCTCAAAGGCATAAATGTTACCGCCAAGGGTCGTCATCTGCCTTCTCTGACCTTCGCTTATGGATCCTTTAGGGAAAAATACAATATTATCAATGCTATCAAGGCCATAGAGGGCATCGGCTACAGCGCCGCCGGTATCCCCGCTCGTTGCCACAACAACGACCCTCCGCAGGCCCCTCTTGCCGAGAAAATAATTGAGCGCCCTTCCGAAAAATCGGGCGGCATAGTCTTTAAAGGAGTATGTCGGCCCCTGTGTGAGCCACATGATGTGAGTGCCGCCGATAACATGCTGCACTAAAGTCGGTATTTTATCTTCCCGGTATGCATCGTCGAGAAGCAGCCTTAACTGCTCCGCCGGTATCTCAGACCAGAGATAAGGGTACAATATCTCAAAGGCTATCTCAGCATAAGACATGGTGCGCATGCCTTTTATTGTCTCTGAATCCAATACCGGTACTTCATTTCGTGCAATCATGTATAAGCCATAATCCGAGGCCATACCCTTCAAAAGGGCTGTTTCAAAATTAACCCTTTCACCGGGATTGTTCGTGCTATAGTAAGTAACTTTTTTCATAATTTCCTCATGTGCAACGACTTAACCCCGATAAACGGGATAAGTAAGTTTACAAAACTGTTTTCTGCCAAAAAAATGCAGAAAACAGTTTTTAGCTTACTAAGATACACGATATGAATGATTTTTTCAACCGGAGGTTCAAAGCTTAAAGAACCAATATATAAATTGGGGGTCACCCATTTTTTCAGAGTAATTCCGGCAGAAGCACCCCTATTTTCTTTTATTTTGCCGCCCGCTTCGCTCGACAAATACGGACAAGAGCAGACGAATACCGATGAACAGTCTTTTTGATAGCCGGCGACACTGCCGCCTATAATATATTCAGCCCTAACGGGCGAATATATTATATTTTCACTCTGCCCGGAGGGCATGGAGCATATCGGGTGCCAGGTCGGCAGCCGATATAATAAAACCGTCCAGCTTTTGTCTGCGTCCGTCTGCGGCTAAATAAAAAAAGTTTTTCATGTCTTCCGATTATGCTATTCCAGAGGCCTTCTTTACAGCAAAAGCGGCAGAAATCCACCCGAATCCGGCAAACAATGTATCAATGCCCAAAAAGAATCCAATCACCCAAAGTCCCGAAACAGGCCACTGGCCATAAATCATAAAGCCTAATATTATCGAGATGATGCCATTCGCTAATATGATCCCCCAACCGCTATGCGGCTTCAACTGGAATGAAAGGACTACTTTTGAGATTCCGTTTGCAATGAGCAATACCGCAATCAGGAATGTCAGGCCAAGCACCCCGGCAACAGGGTCTGTAACAAGAAAGATACCGGCAATCACAGAAATGATGCCGAGAAAAAGCGACCACACCCATCCCTTGTCACGGGAAAAAAGGGCATGAACGATATGGATAATCCCCTGGATAAGTAACATAACTCCGAAAAAGGTAGCGGCCAGAATTGTTGCCACTGCCGGCGCTCCGAGCAGGATAAACCCTGCGATGACCAGAATCACACCGTATACGAGGTACCACGCCCAGTTTTTCTTCAAATTTGTTATTGAGCTGTTCTGTAAATCCATCATTCCTCCTCATTCATTTATTTTTGATCCCCATGCTCCTTTTCTTAATTCTCCTGCAATTTTAATTAATTTGCAAGTTAAAAACCTTGCCCGGATTGCTGCCTGAATCTTATCGGAAAGTTTTAAAAGTGAAATCACTCTATGCAAGGTCTGTATTGACTTTCCGGAGATTATAATAATTGCTCTCACTGTGAGAGCAATTTCCTCCGATACGTCTTCGAACTTCAGGTTGTAGTTTCTGTCTGTATTGTGCCCGGGCAGTTTCAGGGAAAAATACCTTTTTGCCGCCCGCTTGCGCTCGACAAAGACGGACAACAGCGGACAAGAGATTGTGTTTTTTGCCCCGCCGACAATGGCGGGCCAAAACTCTCAGCCCTTACGGGCGAATACATCTTATCATTTCACAGGTAAAAACAGCACTTTAAGCTAATTTTATTGGTTTTTTGGCTTAATGCATTTTTTCAACTCAATGCTCAAAACAGCCTTTACGGTTTGGTCCGACCCCAATCGGATCCATTGGCACGTACCGTAATGATGGTAGTAAGCACTTTGGAAACGGGACTTCAAAGCAACCTTTCCTTGACTGTCGTCTGATTATCCGGTAAATTCTTCTTATGCTTACAATAGGGTGCAACCTTGATCGAAAAGTCATTTGACGTTCCCTTTATCGCCGATCTGGCTCTGCGCGAGAAGCAGATACAGCAGAACTACCGCCCCATCATAGCTGTCCATAAATGGTTCGCACGGCGGCCCGGTACACTGTTTCGGGGTCTCCTTCTGTCAGAGTTTGTTCCTGAAAATCTTGCAGAATCTTTTTTTGAGAGTAACAGCCTGAAGGGGTTACGAGTGTTTGATCCCTTCATGGGTGGAGGAACCCCTCTCATAGAGGCCAACCGCATGGGTTGCGACATTATCGGCTGCGACATCAACCCCATGGCGTACTGGATTGTACGGCAGGAGATAGGCTATCTGGATATTCATGCTTACTCACAAGCAGCCGTTAACCTCCGTGTCAAGTTGGAAGACAAAGTGGGCGGGTTTTATAGGACTCGATGCCTCATTTGTGGATCGCAGGAAGCTCATGTGAAGTACTTCATATGGGTCAAAACTCTTCGCTGTATCGACTGCAACAATGTATTCGACCTTTTCCCTGGATATGTCCTGGCGGAGAATCGTCGCCATCCCGCACATGTCTTTATCTGTCCCAAGTGTGGTGAACTAAACGAGATTCAGGAGCCAAAGCACCCTGGGACTTGCCACGCCTGCAACACCCGCTTGCAGTCATCCGGTCCTGCGAGCCGGAATCGTTGTAAGTGTCCTCACTGTGGGGTCACCAATACTTATCCTCTCTCCTCAGCAGGGCCACCAGTGCACCGGATGGTAGCGATTGAGTACACCTGCCCCTCCTGTAAACCCGAGCACAAGGGGAGATTTTTCAAAAAACCGGATGCCGAGGACCTTGAGAAATATCATGCAGCGTCTACGCAAATAGCCCCAGCGGAGATGACCTATGTCCCCGATGATGATATACCCCACGGAGATGAAACCGATCGTCTTCTTCGGTGGGGCTATCGCAGGTACCGGGAGATGTTTAACGGTAGGCAGCTTTTGGGGCTTGAGTTGAGTTGCCGGGCAATTTCTGAGCAGCCTGACGAACATATTCGTAATGCCCTCGCAACCAATTTGTCGGACCTTCTCAGGTATCAGAACATGCTCTGCCGTTACGATGCCATGGCCTTGAAATCACTTGACATATTTTCGGTCCATGGTTTTCCCGTCGGGCTCTTAGCTTGTGAATCTAACCTTCTCGGCATTGTTAGCGATACCAATATAAACATAGGAAGCGGCGGATGGTCCAACATTGTCGACAAGTATCACCGGGCAAAAGCCTACTGTCAGAACATATTTGAAATAAGGCATCGGGACGGCAGGAAGGTCTTCGTGCCGCTGAAGCACGAGTGGATCGGCGAAACACGACACCCTTGGAATGGTGCCGACAAAAGGCAGGTAAACCTTCATTGTGGAAGTTCTACCTCCTTCGAACTGCCAGCGGGATCCGTAGACGCAGTTCTCACTGATCCGCCATATTTTACCAATGTCCAGTACGCTGAATTGATGGATTTCTGCTATGTGTGGTTAAGACGCTTAGCCGTAAATGCCGGCAATAATTTCGACAAGTTTACCACAAGGGATAAAAACGAACTCACCGGCAATACCACAATGCAAAAGGGTCTTACGCATTTCACTGAGGGGCTCTCCGCTGCCTTCGTCAAGGCAGCGGGAGCCTTGAAACCTGGCGGACCCTTTGCCTTTACGTACCACCACAACACCATCGACGCCTATTTACCCGTCGCTGTGGCAATCCTTGATGCCGGCCTGAAATGTTCCGCTTCAATTCCTTGTCCGGCGGAAATGGGCGCATCAATTCACATAAATGGCACTGGATCTTCTATTGTGGACACTATTTTTGTGTGCAGGTCAAAAGGGATGATCTCCCGCCGGAGCCTGGCGTTCACGCCTTCTGAAATTGCCCGTCTAGTGGAGGCTGATCTGGCCAATCTTCGGATTGCCGGTCTTAAACCCACACGGGGCGACATAAGATGTTTGACTTACGGCCATTTGATCCGCATGGCAATCTGGACCCTTAAGGAGACATGGGATCATTCCTTGTCTATAGGAGAGAAGCTTGATACTGTGTCCGCGGCGACCGAGGCGCTGGGCAGTTGGCCCGAAGTGGAGGAATGCTTCTCGGATGATGTGGCTACGGCACCCAGGCAGCAAAAATGGGTTGTTGCAGAAACCCCAACAGCATATGAGGTGACCGCCGATGATCTATCCTTTTGAAGTTCCTTTTGAAGACCTTGAGACAGACTTGGATTCCTTCGCAATCACCATCTTTTCCCTCCTCCAATCTGAATTTCTCGTCCTGCCGAAGGGTGTTGGTTTTGTTGATTATACCTCTTTTGAAAAGGGGTATGAAGTGCTGAAAAGAGTGACTGCTGAATTTCAGAAAGTTACCCTGGAGTCCGTGGCGGAGGCTGTTTCTGAGAACCCTGTGGTGATGATTGTGATTAGGACCGTGCTGGGATTCACCCCGCCGGAATGGGCATACATCGCGACACAGCGAACAGACGTTGAAGTGAGTCAGGGATTTGCTCGGAGCTTAGATCGCAGCATTCGTATGCAGAGGTTTGATTTTTCGAGGTCCGGCATCACCGCCCGTAATCGTATTCTGGCGCTCATCGAAACGGCCTGTGCCTTACTTAATACTTCTGTTCCGTACGTGGAGCCCGACAAGTTGCATCGGCTCGAAAAGGCTGACACCCGTGAGGGCTTGGTTTCGATCAAGTCTCTTGCCCGCATGGGAGCGCCATATGCGATGCTTCTTTATGAGCGTTTCCTCGGGCGGCCCTTCGCAGGACACAGAGATTCTGTTTCCGAACTGGTCGGCGACAGCCTCGAATCGGCCATAGAAGATGTACTGGCAAAGGCTGGAGTAAGCTACAGGAAGACAAAGCGGGCAGAACACATTCCGGGATTCGATCAGGCCCCGGACTTCATAATTCCGAGCGAGTTCAATCCACAAGTGGTGATAGAGGCCAAACTGACCGAAGATGATGGCACGGCCCGGGATAAAGTGACGCGCATTCAGCATCTGTCGGAATTGAGCCAGCCCGGTGGGAAGGGGACTCCTAAATTCGAAGTCATAGCCTGTATCGGCGGACGTGGGTTTGGCGTACGTCGTGAGGACATGAGAAAGCTGCTCATCGCCACACGAGGCAAAGTATTTACTCTTCGGACCCTACAGAACCTTGTTGAAAACACCCGTATAAAGGAATTCAAATCTATTTGAGAGGCAAGCGGGGGCGTAAGCGCGCTGTTTGAGGTGCCATCAAGACCCCAAGTTACAAGCTACTTCCATCACAAGGGTTAGCATAACAGTAAGAGTAAGGGGTGTGGAGAGGAAAATGTATGGTTGCAAGACCTGGCCCCAAGTGTTTTTTCCGGCTACTATTCACAGTAACTCGTAATTGGTAATTGGTTTGACGAATCACAGCCTTTTCACTTTTCACACCATTGGCTTCTTAACTGGCTTTTTCTTTTCCGGCGGAGGTTCCGGGGCAATCGGTATCCGCAGTTCCACTAAAGCACAGAAGACTCGCAGCTCATCAAGAAGCGCCTGAAGGTCAGTTTTTGTGTATTTTTTGGCGCCCATCTCAATGTGTGACTCTACGGATCGTAAGACGGCAACCTGCTTCGTTATGGATGGGAGCTTTATGACGCCTGGGTTTGGTTTGAGTTTCTTCCATGCCGTAAGCATCTTCTCCAGTGTGATGTAGGTTACCGGCGTCTTCATGACGGCCTCAAAAATCTTATCACGATCCGGACAATCGAGGTTAGCTGCGAAGAGATAACCCTGAGAGACAGGCAGGTTTCCTGCCCGGATTTTGGCTTGAATTTCAGTAGAAAGTTTTAAAAGTGATAGCCCGTTAAACAGCGTATTTATTGACTTTCCGGTGATTTCGACAATTGCCCCAAATGTTGGGGCAATTTTATCAGACAGATCCTCGGACCTCCGCTTGTAGCTTACCAGGTCACTCATAAGGCTGTCCACATCGTACCCCTTATCCGGGTGTCTTGCCTGAATAAAAGAGAGTATCCCTTTGGCTTGATCCATGGGATTCAGGTCCTCCCGCTGAAGGTTCTCTGTCAGTTGAAGTGCTATAGTTTCACCTGATTCCTTACCTGCTTCCATGATCCGTACCGGTACTAATTCAAGTTCGAGTTGCCGGGCTGCTTCCAGACGTCTCTCTCCACAGATGAGGGTATATGAGTCACCGTCTCCTTTTGTTACAAGGAGAGGCTCTAAGATGCCTTTGTCTTTGATTGATTGCATGAGTGACTTGAACGAGTCGGCTTCGATATTAATATTCGATCGTACCTGTTCCAGCACCACGATATTCCCGATGGGAATGTACAAAAACTCAGGATTTGCACTCGTTTTCTTCGTCGCCATATTATTTCCTCCCCTTTTTAAATTCCGGTTTTATCAAAACCTTTATTTTGCCGCCCGCTTACGCTCGACAAATGCGAAAAAGAGCGGACGAATACCGATGAACAGTCCTTTTGATAGCCGGCGACATTGCCGCCTATCAAATATTCAGCCCTCACGGGCGAATATTACATTTTCACTCTGCCCGAAGGGCATGGAGTATATCGGGTGCCAAGTCGGCAGCCGATATAAAATACTGTCCAGCTTTTGTCTGCGTCCGTCTGTGGCTAAATAAAAAAGGTTTTTCAAAGGAGGCCTGCCACGGCTTCGCCTAGCAGTGACATCGGGAAGAAAGTTCCTCACATTGCGAACCCTTGAATCCTCGACCCTTCGAACCCTTTTTCTACGTTCCCAATCCCAGCTTCTTCAAAGCCACGTTAGCAGCCACAAGAATGGGGTCCCATACCGTTGCAAAAGGCGGGGCATAACCAAGGTCAAGCCGTGACACATCCTCGATGGTCATCTT is a window encoding:
- the dnaK gene encoding molecular chaperone DnaK, with the translated sequence MAKKVIGIDLGTTNSVVAIMEGGEPKIIINEEGSRLTPSVVAFTKDGEILVGQTAKRQAITNPENTVFSIKRFVGRRFSEVQGEIKTVPYKVVADQEGNVRVEVRGKQYTPQEISAFVLQKLRKSAEAYLGQTIEDAVITVPAYFNDSQRQATKDAGRIAGLNVLRIINEPTASALAYGLDKKKDETIAVYDFGGGTFDVSILEVGDNVVEVKSTNGDTHLGGDDIDQKVIEWIVSEFKKDQGIDLSKDRMALQRLREAGERAKIELSTAIETEINLPFITADSAGPKHLNMKLRRAELEQLADDIIQKTIGPCKRALEDAKLSKDKIDEVVLVGGSTRIPKVQEIVKSFFGREPHRGVNPDEVVALGAAVQAGVLAGEVKDVLLLDVTPLSLGIETLGGVMTKVIERNTTIPTKKSQIFTTAEDSQTTVEIHILQGERELARDNRTLGRFQLVGLPAAPRGIPQIEVTFDIDANGILHVMAKDMATGKEQNIRITASTGLNEEEIKNLVKDAELHAEEDRKRKQEIETKNQLDNLIYSTEKTLNENRDKLPGDDAKTLEDALSSGRDALKSGDPDRMKRAIDDLTKASHKLAETLYKKTAETGPRGPDGQGAGEQGAQQGGRKGDDDVVDAEFEDVKK
- a CDS encoding metal ABC transporter permease, whose product is MDILDLLSHGFIQRALIAGSFIAILCSTLGVFLVLRRLSLIGDGLAHVTFGGVAIGLLLRFYPVYIAIPIVMASSIGILKLIAKARLYGDSAIGIVSSLGIAIGVIIASAAGGFNVDLFSYLFGNILSISTAEVFISIVLSLALLIVILCFYHELLSVTFDEESASVSGIKTERINMMLVLLTAVTVVLAMKMVGVMLISALLVLPPVTALQMAKGFKLTIVLSVVAGVLSVVLGIFISFVMDLPAGATIVILNFLFFISTLVYKNVKTGIR
- a CDS encoding metal ABC transporter ATP-binding protein — translated: MSLNIVSAENLCFQYNSIEVLSDISFHLEAGDYLGIVGPNGSGKTTLIKLILGFFKPSKGTISLFGSNPLSFGDWYKVGYLPQKINSFNPHFPATVKEIVSLGLLSRKKYPKNINKSDEPAINSALSLMDVSDIRDELIGELSGGQQQRVLIAKAMACEPELLILDEPTTALDPETREKFFSILTTLNEQKKITIVIITHDIGTIGKYASKLLYLDKKAIFYGSFDAFCSSNEMSGYFGEYSQHLICHRHDTVNP
- a CDS encoding metal ABC transporter substrate-binding protein, whose product is MEGRKIRSWEGEKLRETNCLPFKAGVLLCVICVAVTMFFVVTGCQKKEQTPAEQQRLQVITTLFPVYDFTRNVAGDKANITLLLPPGVEAHSFEPKPGDILRINSAGLLIYTGRYMEPWIENVLKGIDNKNLLVVDASRGITLRESGDDTDDHGHKEKHGHGKLDPHIWLDIAHAQKMVDNILEGLSRKDPANRDYYTKNAEAYKAKLGEIDKKYRDTLSSCKQKVFIHGGHFAFGYLAKRYDLHYMAAYKGSPDAEPTPRRITELKKMLKTYDIKYIYYEELITPRVAEVVSKETGAVLLKIHGAHNVSKEEMDRRITFLSIMEDNLKSLQKGLGCP
- the thrC gene encoding threonine synthase, coding for MKKVTYYSTNNPGERVNFETALLKGMASDYGLYMIARNEVPVLDSETIKGMRTMSYAEIAFEILYPYLWSEIPAEQLRLLLDDAYREDKIPTLVQHVIGGTHIMWLTQGPTYSFKDYAARFFGRALNYFLGKRGLRRVVVVATSGDTGGAVADALYGLDSIDNIVFFPKGSISEGQRRQMTTLGGNIYAFEVNGDFDVCQSLAKNVLADQPLAGEIFGDRERFTSANSISLGRLLPQAVYPFYAYSRLTDEKAGEFITSVPSGNFGDMMGTIIARQMGLPVKKIICGVNENTEFPDFLSSGEYVVRPSIKSPSSAMIVSHPSNLARLIDFYGGHLYDERDPSTGQVVRPGIIDRMPDMENMRRDIFSIGVNNPLHYETMKFVYEKYGVILDPHGAVGWKSLEIFLNGRHDQTAVIYETADPGKFPEDVEKAIGIIPELPPGMKRQTTLEERVCCIEANPEYTSQGLQLSNGQIEEAKAKVREIWKGGR
- a CDS encoding HdeD family acid-resistance protein produces the protein MMDLQNSSITNLKKNWAWYLVYGVILVIAGFILLGAPAVATILAATFFGVMLLIQGIIHIVHALFSRDKGWVWSLFLGIISVIAGIFLVTDPVAGVLGLTFLIAVLLIANGISKVVLSFQLKPHSGWGIILANGIISIILGFMIYGQWPVSGLWVIGFFLGIDTLFAGFGWISAAFAVKKASGIA
- a CDS encoding DNA methylase, with amino-acid sequence MIEKSFDVPFIADLALREKQIQQNYRPIIAVHKWFARRPGTLFRGLLLSEFVPENLAESFFESNSLKGLRVFDPFMGGGTPLIEANRMGCDIIGCDINPMAYWIVRQEIGYLDIHAYSQAAVNLRVKLEDKVGGFYRTRCLICGSQEAHVKYFIWVKTLRCIDCNNVFDLFPGYVLAENRRHPAHVFICPKCGELNEIQEPKHPGTCHACNTRLQSSGPASRNRCKCPHCGVTNTYPLSSAGPPVHRMVAIEYTCPSCKPEHKGRFFKKPDAEDLEKYHAASTQIAPAEMTYVPDDDIPHGDETDRLLRWGYRRYREMFNGRQLLGLELSCRAISEQPDEHIRNALATNLSDLLRYQNMLCRYDAMALKSLDIFSVHGFPVGLLACESNLLGIVSDTNINIGSGGWSNIVDKYHRAKAYCQNIFEIRHRDGRKVFVPLKHEWIGETRHPWNGADKRQVNLHCGSSTSFELPAGSVDAVLTDPPYFTNVQYAELMDFCYVWLRRLAVNAGNNFDKFTTRDKNELTGNTTMQKGLTHFTEGLSAAFVKAAGALKPGGPFAFTYHHNTIDAYLPVAVAILDAGLKCSASIPCPAEMGASIHINGTGSSIVDTIFVCRSKGMISRRSLAFTPSEIARLVEADLANLRIAGLKPTRGDIRCLTYGHLIRMAIWTLKETWDHSLSIGEKLDTVSAATEALGSWPEVEECFSDDVATAPRQQKWVVAETPTAYEVTADDLSF